From Pelagicoccus albus, the proteins below share one genomic window:
- a CDS encoding phospho-sugar mutase, with translation MNQDLIAKVASLEESGGLLPSAAKNMKTWLEGGFLSETSLASIAELLDAGAADELNNRFYREIAFGTGGMRGRTIGMTATSLEKGEMATTGSPANPGVGSNMLNEYTVVRATLGLFAYAKAYHDKEGISSAPKFVIAHDVRHFSRFFCELAASVWAKKGGEAFIYEGPRSTPQLSFSVRHLGATCGVVITASHNPPHDNGFKAYFSDGGQVVPPNDTGVIEQVNATPFAGLQDYIDIDLSKVTVLGAELDEAYAQCVANCVIDQDVFEKADLKAVFTPIHGTGAVATLPALKKLGLEPLVVPEQYEFDSNFPTVKSPNPENSEALAMATALAEANDCDLLMATDPDADRMGVAVKGPDGKMVLLTGNQIGSIMAEYRISKLKEMGWIPEAGGDNCALVKTFVTSPLQDAIATGHGIKVVNTLTGFKWIGEKLRIYQDEACAKGGVSDYDSLSLKERADLLQKHSTFYVFGGEESYGYLPNDTVRDKDANAACALFCEIAASLKLQGSSMLEYLDAIYLKNGYYLEGLGQLVYEGAAGAAKIARILETYRSTPPTEFLGSKVSKFTDFGVETVLDPDGKEVPKQDLYFVELENGYRYAVRGSGTEPKIKFYIFAKGDVASADELEATKGKTKATLEELKQAILDDAGKRADS, from the coding sequence ATGAATCAGGATCTTATCGCTAAAGTTGCTTCGCTTGAAGAGAGCGGCGGGTTGTTGCCATCTGCTGCTAAGAATATGAAAACCTGGCTCGAGGGCGGGTTTCTTTCTGAAACTTCCTTAGCTAGCATCGCTGAATTGCTCGATGCGGGAGCCGCAGACGAACTGAACAATCGCTTTTATCGCGAGATCGCTTTTGGAACTGGCGGCATGCGTGGCCGCACCATTGGCATGACTGCGACTTCGCTTGAAAAGGGTGAGATGGCGACTACCGGGAGCCCTGCGAATCCTGGCGTCGGCTCCAATATGCTGAACGAGTACACGGTCGTTCGAGCCACCTTGGGTCTCTTTGCATACGCCAAGGCCTACCACGATAAGGAGGGAATTTCCTCCGCTCCGAAATTTGTCATCGCCCATGACGTGCGTCACTTTTCCCGTTTCTTCTGCGAATTGGCCGCTTCGGTTTGGGCGAAAAAAGGTGGAGAAGCTTTCATTTACGAAGGACCTCGCTCTACTCCGCAGCTGAGTTTTTCCGTGCGTCACCTCGGCGCAACTTGCGGCGTGGTGATTACTGCAAGCCACAACCCGCCTCACGACAATGGCTTCAAGGCTTACTTCTCGGATGGCGGCCAAGTGGTACCTCCGAACGACACAGGCGTGATCGAGCAAGTCAATGCAACCCCGTTTGCCGGTTTGCAGGATTATATCGATATCGATTTGTCCAAGGTAACGGTTCTCGGAGCCGAGCTTGACGAAGCCTACGCTCAATGCGTGGCGAACTGCGTAATCGACCAGGATGTATTTGAAAAGGCGGACTTGAAGGCCGTTTTCACTCCTATCCATGGAACTGGCGCGGTCGCGACATTGCCAGCTCTCAAGAAACTCGGCCTTGAGCCGCTTGTAGTGCCCGAGCAATACGAGTTCGATTCTAATTTCCCAACCGTCAAATCACCTAACCCCGAGAATTCCGAAGCGCTTGCTATGGCGACTGCTTTGGCTGAAGCGAATGATTGTGATTTGCTAATGGCTACGGACCCGGACGCTGACCGCATGGGCGTAGCGGTGAAAGGGCCAGACGGAAAAATGGTACTCCTCACGGGTAACCAGATCGGTTCTATCATGGCCGAATACCGTATTTCCAAGCTAAAGGAAATGGGCTGGATTCCGGAAGCGGGAGGAGACAACTGTGCTTTGGTAAAGACTTTCGTGACATCTCCCCTCCAAGACGCGATTGCTACGGGGCACGGTATCAAAGTCGTCAATACGCTTACCGGATTCAAGTGGATCGGCGAAAAGCTTCGCATCTACCAGGACGAAGCTTGCGCAAAAGGCGGCGTGAGCGATTACGATTCTCTCTCCCTTAAAGAGCGTGCGGACCTTCTGCAAAAACACAGTACCTTCTACGTTTTCGGAGGAGAGGAAAGCTACGGCTATTTGCCGAACGACACGGTTCGCGATAAGGACGCCAATGCGGCCTGTGCCTTGTTCTGCGAAATCGCCGCGAGCTTGAAGCTCCAAGGTAGCAGCATGCTTGAGTATCTTGACGCGATCTACCTCAAGAATGGCTACTACCTGGAAGGTCTCGGCCAATTGGTTTACGAAGGTGCAGCTGGGGCGGCCAAAATCGCTCGCATTCTGGAGACCTATCGTTCAACGCCTCCGACCGAGTTTCTGGGCAGCAAGGTTTCTAAGTTTACAGACTTCGGAGTCGAAACCGTACTCGATCCGGATGGCAAGGAGGTGCCCAAGCAGGACCTCTATTTTGTAGAGTTGGAAAATGGATACCGTTACGCGGTTCGTGGTAGCGGAACCGAGCCAAAGATTAAGTTCTACATTTTCGCCAAGGGCGATGTCGCTAGCGCTGACGAACTCGAAGCGACCAAGGGTAAGACCAAGGCAACTCTCGAGGAACTGAAGCAAGCGATCTTGGACGACGCCGGGAAGCGTGCTGACAGCTAG
- the araD gene encoding L-ribulose-5-phosphate 4-epimerase AraD translates to MNYKEIREECVVANKELQSLGLIDITFGNVSIYDPEKKVFAIKPSGVPYDELNAKQIVIVDLDGKIVEGDLRPSSDEPTHRRLFIELGDKGITSVVHTHSRNAVGFAQAEKGIPCLGTTHCDYFRGTVPVTRAMTEEEVTGAYEWETGNVIVELFSEVNPLEVTAALVRNHGPFVWGKNGAKAVETAFALEIVADMAAKTLALNPEAKGAPAHLLKKHYDRKHGPGAYYGQK, encoded by the coding sequence ATGAATTACAAGGAAATCAGAGAAGAGTGTGTAGTTGCCAATAAGGAGCTACAGTCTCTCGGATTGATCGATATCACCTTCGGAAACGTAAGCATTTACGATCCGGAGAAAAAAGTGTTCGCGATCAAGCCGAGTGGTGTTCCCTACGACGAGCTGAACGCCAAGCAAATCGTTATTGTCGACTTGGATGGCAAAATCGTGGAGGGCGATCTGCGTCCTTCTTCTGACGAGCCAACTCATCGCCGCCTCTTCATCGAACTCGGCGACAAGGGAATCACCAGTGTGGTGCACACGCACTCGCGCAACGCCGTTGGCTTCGCCCAAGCGGAAAAAGGTATCCCTTGTTTGGGTACGACCCACTGCGACTACTTCCGTGGCACCGTGCCCGTTACGCGTGCTATGACCGAAGAGGAAGTTACCGGCGCTTACGAATGGGAAACTGGAAACGTAATCGTAGAGCTTTTCTCCGAGGTTAATCCTTTGGAGGTCACCGCAGCTCTGGTGCGTAACCACGGACCTTTCGTTTGGGGCAAGAACGGAGCCAAGGCAGTGGAAACCGCGTTTGCTCTTGAGATTGTGGCGGACATGGCGGCCAAAACCTTGGCTCTAAATCCGGAAGCCAAAGGAGCCCCGGCTCATCTGCTGAAAAAGCACTACGACCGAAAGCACGGTCCCGGCGCTTACTACGGCCAGAAATAA
- a CDS encoding ribulokinase, giving the protein MKFSIGLDFGTNSVRSLIVRTDGSGEVSSAVVNYPSGKQGILLDSSDHHVARQSPKDYLASLEKATVEAIAIAKAECPDFDTAAVIGIGVDTTGSSPLPVDEKNQALAEYPKWQDNLAAQCWLWKDHTSYEEAATITKIAAKERPQYLAKCGNTYSSEWWWSKIWRCLKSSPDVFEAAYSWVEIADWIPSQLAGVTDPKEIMRGVCAAGHKAFYADEWGGLPDKEFLSMLEPKLADLRDRLYEKAHDASVAAGTLSAEWAGRLGLPEGIPLAMGEFDVHYGAIGCGVEEGTLVKVIGTSTCDCAVVKASGDVPDVPGICGIVRGSILPGYFGVEAGQSAVGDLFKWWVEGVCQGEDSTHVELTKEAAKLEIGQSGLLALDWNNGNRTVLVDQRLTGLILGQTLHTSQAEIYRALIEATAFGARMILERISEYGIPVNRIVCAGGIAEKNAMLMQIYADITGREMLVTASSQACALGAAIGAAVVAGAEKGGHADFESAQKAMSGLKPDRYLPDPERHAKYNRLFALYKQVHDNFGGVEAVDLSNVMKDLLDIKEGK; this is encoded by the coding sequence ATGAAGTTTTCTATAGGCCTCGATTTCGGAACTAACTCTGTACGCAGTCTGATCGTGAGAACAGACGGTTCGGGAGAAGTTTCCTCAGCAGTTGTTAATTACCCCTCTGGCAAACAGGGCATCTTGCTCGACTCTAGCGACCACCACGTGGCGCGCCAAAGCCCCAAGGATTATTTAGCTTCTTTAGAAAAGGCGACCGTGGAAGCGATCGCGATCGCCAAGGCGGAATGCCCAGATTTTGACACCGCCGCTGTTATCGGAATCGGAGTGGATACCACTGGATCCAGCCCGCTTCCTGTGGATGAAAAGAACCAGGCTCTAGCCGAGTATCCAAAATGGCAGGATAACCTAGCCGCTCAATGCTGGCTCTGGAAGGATCACACCAGCTATGAAGAAGCGGCGACTATTACTAAGATCGCTGCCAAGGAGCGTCCTCAATACCTCGCCAAATGCGGAAACACCTACTCGTCTGAGTGGTGGTGGAGCAAGATCTGGCGTTGCTTGAAGTCCTCCCCAGACGTTTTCGAGGCTGCTTACTCTTGGGTCGAAATCGCAGACTGGATTCCCTCCCAATTGGCAGGTGTTACCGATCCTAAAGAAATTATGCGTGGCGTGTGCGCCGCGGGCCACAAGGCTTTTTACGCGGACGAGTGGGGCGGTCTTCCTGACAAGGAGTTCCTCTCCATGCTGGAACCCAAATTGGCTGACCTACGCGATCGCCTGTATGAAAAAGCTCATGACGCCTCCGTCGCTGCGGGAACCTTGTCCGCGGAATGGGCAGGTCGTCTTGGTTTGCCGGAAGGTATTCCACTCGCTATGGGCGAATTCGACGTTCACTACGGTGCGATCGGTTGTGGCGTAGAAGAAGGCACTTTGGTCAAGGTCATCGGCACTTCCACTTGCGACTGTGCGGTAGTGAAAGCGAGCGGCGACGTACCAGACGTTCCTGGTATCTGCGGTATTGTTCGTGGTTCCATCCTCCCAGGTTACTTCGGCGTCGAAGCCGGTCAGTCCGCAGTGGGCGACTTGTTCAAGTGGTGGGTAGAAGGCGTTTGCCAAGGGGAAGATTCGACCCACGTGGAGCTTACGAAGGAAGCTGCTAAGTTGGAAATCGGTCAAAGCGGCCTGCTCGCTCTCGATTGGAACAACGGCAACCGCACTGTACTAGTTGACCAACGTCTCACCGGGCTAATTCTCGGGCAGACGCTTCACACCAGCCAAGCAGAAATCTACCGCGCCCTAATCGAAGCGACCGCTTTCGGAGCTCGCATGATTCTTGAGCGTATCAGCGAATACGGCATTCCAGTCAACCGTATCGTCTGCGCCGGCGGTATTGCTGAAAAGAACGCGATGCTCATGCAGATCTACGCTGATATCACCGGTCGTGAAATGCTCGTCACCGCTTCATCCCAGGCCTGTGCATTGGGAGCGGCGATTGGTGCCGCAGTGGTAGCAGGAGCAGAAAAGGGCGGACACGCGGATTTCGAAAGCGCCCAGAAGGCAATGTCCGGTCTAAAGCCAGATCGTTACCTTCCTGACCCCGAGCGTCACGCTAAGTACAACCGACTCTTCGCGTTGTATAAGCAGGTACACGACAACTTTGGCGGTGTTGAAGCGGTGGATCTATCCAACGTCATGAAAGACCTGCTAGACATCAAGGAAGGCAAGTAA
- a CDS encoding putative manganese-dependent inorganic diphosphatase: protein MPKPEDQELTYVIGHKNPDADAICSAIAYANFKVLSGQKGYIPARCGNTNARIDTILSKFNQPTPLFLGDVSARVRDIMVRRVVKVNEEATMSEALQLIDEHDVRVLPVVDDNDLLKGYISIFQMGDYFIPKFNEPRSMRHVFTSINDVARALQADVKNIREGDSLEDMYVKIGAMDIRSFGKFSGSDAIQANQTIIIVGDRWDIQQRSIQIGVRLLVITGGLGVDQEVIDQARANGVSLIISPYDSATTAWAIRTASKIMPLVEKSYVEFSPADRLAKVSRRIASSNAQAFFVTEDTGKLAGLFTKTDVLKPNKTNLVLVDHNEMTQAVPGAGEVNIKEVIDHHRLGSLTTQQPILFINDPVGSTCTIVANLFRNSGIEPSAEIAGIMMSGIITDTLNLKGPTATSKDADIIEWLEEIAQLKANDLAQELFSSGSVILSMKPAEVIVADQKFYEENGIRFSVSQIEELGFQNFWDKSEELLSALRSFTAEEDIAFACMLVTDINRHNSLLLVAGDNEFIERISYPAVEQGSIYDLQGVVSRKKELIPFISSTLKGVPVSNAQD, encoded by the coding sequence ATGCCTAAGCCCGAAGACCAAGAACTTACTTACGTAATAGGCCACAAGAACCCAGACGCGGATGCAATCTGCTCTGCCATAGCCTACGCCAATTTCAAAGTCCTTAGCGGACAAAAAGGGTACATCCCAGCACGTTGCGGCAATACCAACGCTCGGATCGATACCATCCTCTCCAAGTTTAACCAGCCAACTCCGCTCTTCTTGGGAGACGTCTCCGCACGCGTGCGTGACATAATGGTGCGAAGAGTGGTCAAGGTAAACGAGGAGGCGACCATGTCAGAGGCTCTCCAACTAATCGACGAACACGATGTTCGAGTGCTGCCCGTCGTCGATGACAACGACCTTCTGAAAGGCTACATCTCCATCTTCCAGATGGGAGACTACTTTATCCCAAAGTTCAACGAGCCGCGTTCGATGCGGCATGTATTTACGAGCATAAACGATGTCGCTCGAGCATTGCAGGCCGATGTCAAAAACATCCGGGAGGGCGACTCGCTGGAGGATATGTACGTGAAGATCGGCGCGATGGATATCCGCTCCTTTGGGAAATTTAGTGGCTCCGACGCCATCCAAGCGAATCAAACCATCATCATCGTAGGCGACCGTTGGGACATCCAGCAACGCTCCATCCAGATCGGAGTTCGCCTCCTCGTTATCACAGGCGGATTGGGAGTCGATCAAGAGGTCATCGACCAAGCTCGTGCCAATGGGGTCTCCTTGATAATTAGCCCCTACGATTCAGCGACCACCGCTTGGGCAATTCGTACCGCTTCGAAAATAATGCCATTGGTCGAAAAAAGCTATGTGGAATTTTCTCCAGCCGATCGTTTGGCTAAAGTCAGCCGCAGAATCGCTAGCTCGAACGCGCAGGCCTTCTTCGTTACTGAGGATACCGGCAAACTAGCAGGCCTTTTCACAAAAACCGATGTCCTGAAGCCGAACAAAACGAATTTGGTACTCGTAGACCACAACGAGATGACACAAGCCGTACCCGGAGCCGGCGAGGTGAACATCAAGGAAGTGATCGATCATCATAGGCTCGGTTCCCTCACCACTCAACAGCCCATCCTTTTCATAAACGACCCGGTCGGCTCAACCTGCACCATCGTAGCAAATCTCTTCCGCAACAGCGGAATCGAACCCAGTGCTGAGATCGCAGGCATCATGATGAGCGGAATCATCACGGATACCTTAAATCTAAAAGGTCCGACCGCGACCTCCAAGGATGCAGACATCATCGAATGGCTCGAAGAAATCGCCCAACTAAAGGCTAACGATCTAGCGCAAGAGCTATTCTCAAGTGGTTCGGTGATCCTCTCCATGAAACCTGCCGAGGTTATCGTAGCGGACCAGAAGTTCTACGAAGAAAACGGAATTCGCTTCTCCGTATCTCAAATCGAGGAGCTTGGCTTCCAGAATTTCTGGGATAAGTCTGAAGAGCTTTTGAGCGCCCTGCGTTCCTTCACCGCAGAAGAGGACATCGCCTTCGCTTGCATGCTCGTCACCGATATCAATCGCCATAATTCACTTCTACTGGTGGCGGGTGACAACGAGTTCATCGAACGGATATCTTACCCCGCCGTAGAACAAGGCAGCATCTACGATCTCCAGGGAGTCGTAAGCCGCAAAAAGGAATTGATCCCCTTCATCTCAAGCACTCTCAAGGGAGTACCGGTCTCGAACGCTCAGGATTGA
- a CDS encoding chemotaxis protein CheX, translated as MSLPDISDDQLTTLTSNAISSVFETMLGSEVAFQKSCDYSGMKAPFPDLGGEEKKMIFVGSVGFVGNVNGLVYLYMKSCFAERAAGKITGLEGDELDFEIVSDVCGELTNVFAGGFKNALADMGYNSVLTIPTVLSGDELYISTLGVVKHLRHNYLSNGEEIVADLVLAETKD; from the coding sequence ATGAGTCTCCCAGATATTTCCGACGATCAGCTTACTACGCTCACTTCAAACGCCATTTCCAGCGTCTTCGAGACGATGCTCGGAAGCGAGGTCGCATTTCAAAAGTCTTGTGACTATTCCGGCATGAAGGCGCCTTTCCCCGACTTAGGCGGAGAGGAGAAGAAAATGATCTTTGTCGGTTCGGTAGGGTTCGTGGGCAATGTAAATGGACTGGTTTACCTCTACATGAAGTCCTGCTTTGCGGAGCGTGCAGCTGGAAAAATTACTGGTTTGGAAGGGGATGAGCTCGATTTTGAAATCGTATCCGATGTGTGCGGTGAGTTGACTAACGTCTTTGCTGGAGGCTTCAAAAATGCCTTGGCGGACATGGGCTACAACTCCGTACTCACCATCCCGACGGTATTGAGTGGCGATGAGCTCTACATTTCCACGCTAGGGGTGGTGAAGCATTTGCGACACAATTATCTCTCAAACGGCGAGGAGATTGTGGCGGATCTCGTTTTAGCTGAGACTAAGGACTAG
- a CDS encoding LacI family DNA-binding transcriptional regulator, whose protein sequence is MPAKVSMSTIAAEVGVSKATVSLALRNSPEVSTAMKEKIRETADRLGYQLNPALGQLLSQIRNRDNYRATIALINAHRDKGSLKSHPTIPEYVEGIRNRADSLGYRIDYFWLNDPELKARRLKSIMLARGIKGALVVGLMNDCNLPEKLLPIAEALPMMVTGVRTRNPTIPYVCVDHHGLALQAVENALRLGYSRPGLVLDQTIDRLVEGRFSAGYLYGQMRLPVEDRLPPLYQKHIEEEDQVAFKKWMQKYQPDVIFTLYNDVSHWLEKLSIKVPQDVGLIQLEWRKSDPNWSGMRQHNDHTGEAAVDMLVGMIHRGETGLQAEPRALLIAPSWQRGKTAVKQFAETPAEMANS, encoded by the coding sequence ATGCCCGCAAAAGTATCCATGAGTACCATCGCCGCAGAGGTTGGCGTCTCGAAAGCGACCGTGTCGCTCGCACTGAGAAACAGCCCTGAAGTCTCGACGGCGATGAAAGAGAAAATCCGCGAAACGGCGGATCGACTTGGCTATCAACTCAACCCTGCGCTCGGGCAACTCCTTTCCCAAATTCGCAACCGCGACAACTACCGAGCCACCATCGCGCTGATCAATGCTCACCGGGATAAAGGCTCTCTCAAAAGCCACCCAACCATCCCAGAATACGTTGAAGGCATCCGCAACCGAGCTGACTCGTTGGGCTACCGAATAGACTATTTTTGGCTGAACGATCCCGAGCTGAAAGCACGCCGTTTGAAGTCGATCATGCTGGCTCGCGGAATAAAGGGAGCCCTGGTAGTAGGCTTGATGAACGACTGTAACCTTCCCGAGAAACTTCTCCCTATCGCCGAAGCCTTACCGATGATGGTGACTGGAGTACGAACTCGCAATCCAACCATACCTTACGTGTGCGTGGATCATCACGGGCTTGCTTTACAAGCGGTAGAAAACGCGTTGCGGCTCGGCTATTCCCGTCCCGGACTAGTGCTCGATCAGACCATCGACCGCTTGGTCGAAGGCCGCTTCTCAGCTGGCTATCTTTACGGGCAAATGCGACTTCCGGTTGAGGACAGGTTACCCCCTCTCTACCAGAAACACATCGAGGAAGAGGATCAGGTCGCATTCAAAAAATGGATGCAAAAGTACCAGCCGGACGTTATTTTTACTCTATACAACGACGTTTCCCATTGGCTGGAGAAGCTTTCCATAAAAGTTCCACAAGACGTCGGCTTGATTCAGCTCGAGTGGCGTAAAAGCGACCCGAACTGGAGTGGAATGCGGCAGCACAACGACCATACGGGCGAAGCCGCAGTGGACATGCTAGTCGGCATGATTCACCGAGGCGAAACGGGGCTACAAGCGGAGCCTCGCGCCCTACTGATAGCTCCTTCATGGCAGCGGGGCAAAACCGCGGTCAAGCAGTTCGCGGAAACTCCGGCGGAGATGGCAAACTCTTAG
- a CDS encoding putative 4-mercaptohistidine N1-methyltransferase: MTRTDSYYETDKIISEYLLFHYGEAEHFRGPPESLSFPQRCGQLALRHPVSKGRALDLGCAVGGSSCELSAHFEETIGIDFSHGLIEAAKRMQEGESADVEIALEGDLTTSISLHRPNAARPTHLRYQQGDAMNLSNDLGTFDFVLMANLIDRLPDPARCLHSIASLINSDGILAITSPYTWLEEFTPRDKWLGGFQKEGSPVRSYQSLQKILQPEFEEIEALDMPFLIREHSRKNQYSIAQATLWRRR; this comes from the coding sequence ATGACCCGTACCGACAGCTATTACGAGACCGATAAGATAATCTCCGAGTACCTGCTCTTCCACTATGGTGAAGCAGAACATTTTAGAGGTCCTCCCGAGTCCCTCTCATTCCCCCAGCGGTGCGGACAGTTGGCCTTGCGACATCCCGTTTCGAAAGGGAGAGCCCTAGACTTGGGATGCGCGGTGGGAGGTAGCTCCTGCGAACTCTCTGCACATTTTGAAGAGACTATTGGGATCGACTTCTCCCACGGTCTGATTGAAGCAGCAAAACGTATGCAGGAAGGTGAGTCCGCAGATGTCGAGATTGCGCTAGAGGGAGATCTCACAACGTCGATATCCCTTCATCGTCCAAATGCCGCTCGACCGACTCATTTGAGGTATCAGCAAGGGGACGCCATGAATCTGAGCAACGATCTCGGTACGTTCGATTTTGTGCTAATGGCGAATCTGATCGATCGATTGCCAGATCCGGCGCGATGCCTGCACTCCATCGCTTCATTGATAAATTCTGATGGTATACTCGCAATCACATCACCCTACACTTGGCTCGAAGAGTTTACGCCTCGCGATAAATGGCTCGGTGGCTTTCAGAAGGAGGGATCGCCAGTCCGCAGCTACCAAAGCCTTCAGAAAATACTGCAACCTGAATTCGAAGAGATAGAAGCTCTAGATATGCCTTTCCTCATCCGCGAACACTCCCGAAAAAATCAATACAGCATTGCCCAAGCGACACTTTGGAGGAGACGATAG
- the araA gene encoding L-arabinose isomerase codes for MKSAFDTKQVWLIVGSQHLYGPETLKQVAADSKVVADSLDSDPNVPVKVVFKALVTTPDEIEAVCREASSTPACVGVTLWMHTFSPSKMWIRGLRALTKPICHLHTQFARDLPWETIDMDYMNLHQSAHGGREFGHICARLKKERTVIVGHWENEEVRAQFARWTRVAGAWAASQELKVVRFGDNMRQVAVTDGDKVEAESVFGYSVNTHGIGDLVEVIKGISDAEVDTLCAQYAYDYELSSKLLAGGAMRSSLYDAARIELGLRTFLEEGGFGAFTDTFEDLHGMAQLPGLPTQRLMADGYGFGGEGDWKTSALVRTMKIMASGIDEGTSFMEDYTYHFNPAGSRCLGAHMLEICPSIAVAKPTCEIHPLGIGGKEDPVRLVFTGKSGPAINASVVDMGNRFRLLVNKVEAMPPEQELPKLPVASVLWDVKPNLADGAAAWIYAGGAHHTGFSYTVNAKDMEMFASMAGIEYLLIDEDTKLREFKNEIRWNDAAYGIRGL; via the coding sequence ATGAAATCAGCATTTGATACCAAGCAAGTTTGGCTAATCGTCGGCAGTCAGCACCTCTACGGTCCTGAAACCCTAAAGCAAGTCGCTGCGGACTCTAAGGTCGTGGCCGACTCTCTCGACTCCGATCCAAACGTACCGGTTAAAGTTGTCTTCAAGGCACTCGTTACGACTCCGGACGAAATCGAAGCCGTTTGCCGCGAAGCGAGCAGCACACCCGCTTGTGTGGGTGTTACTCTTTGGATGCATACCTTCTCGCCATCCAAGATGTGGATACGCGGCCTACGTGCGTTGACCAAGCCAATTTGCCACCTACACACGCAATTCGCTCGCGATCTCCCTTGGGAAACGATCGACATGGACTACATGAACTTGCACCAGTCTGCCCACGGTGGACGCGAGTTCGGTCACATCTGCGCTCGTCTGAAGAAGGAGCGCACTGTGATCGTTGGCCACTGGGAAAATGAAGAAGTTCGCGCTCAGTTCGCTCGCTGGACCCGTGTTGCTGGAGCTTGGGCCGCAAGCCAAGAGCTCAAGGTTGTTCGCTTCGGCGACAACATGCGCCAAGTGGCTGTAACCGATGGGGACAAAGTGGAAGCGGAATCCGTATTCGGCTACTCGGTTAACACGCACGGTATCGGTGACTTGGTCGAAGTGATCAAAGGAATCAGTGATGCGGAAGTGGATACACTCTGTGCCCAATACGCTTACGACTACGAGCTTTCTTCCAAATTGCTCGCTGGTGGAGCCATGCGTTCGTCTCTCTACGATGCTGCCCGCATCGAGCTCGGACTTCGCACATTCCTCGAAGAAGGAGGATTTGGCGCGTTCACCGATACTTTCGAAGATTTGCACGGCATGGCGCAGTTGCCAGGTCTGCCAACCCAGCGTTTGATGGCGGACGGTTACGGCTTCGGCGGTGAAGGGGACTGGAAGACTTCCGCTCTCGTTCGCACCATGAAGATCATGGCTAGCGGCATCGACGAAGGTACTTCCTTCATGGAAGACTACACCTACCACTTCAACCCAGCAGGAAGCCGTTGCCTTGGCGCTCACATGTTGGAAATCTGTCCATCGATCGCGGTAGCCAAGCCAACTTGTGAAATCCATCCGCTCGGAATTGGCGGTAAGGAAGATCCTGTTCGCCTCGTTTTCACCGGTAAGTCCGGCCCTGCGATAAACGCTTCTGTTGTGGATATGGGCAACCGATTCCGCCTCCTCGTGAACAAGGTAGAAGCAATGCCGCCTGAGCAAGAGCTTCCGAAGCTGCCAGTTGCCAGCGTACTTTGGGACGTAAAGCCAAACCTCGCTGACGGAGCTGCTGCTTGGATCTACGCCGGGGGAGCTCACCACACTGGCTTCAGCTACACTGTTAATGCCAAGGACATGGAAATGTTCGCGTCAATGGCCGGCATCGAGTACTTGCTCATCGACGAAGACACTAAGCTTCGCGAGTTCAAGAACGAGATTCGCTGGAACGATGCCGCTTACGGAATCCGCGGACTGTAA